One genomic window of Pirellulales bacterium includes the following:
- a CDS encoding GntR family transcriptional regulator translates to MEKWLNTLDLQSAEPLGRAKHERLKDHLINEMRAGGLMPGQLLPSERQMVEALGVAHMTIRQAMACLEREGLIRRVQGKGTFVDSDVRRKLLRGQDIFALISPEMRTGFYPSLIQGFESAASDVRHQTMICITGDDVTRQSDIVLQLLDKEVGGVAIVPTVGQPTPAYQIRQLQSRGIPVVFCHRRAEGVPGPLVSLSIPDIGRMGGQALVEHGHRRVAFVCTSSAGTTGQKFKNGLCEALAAVGSGIPDELICEPPQLAVQEGIQGTWLQRREQDVWPSLQRWFSRPNPPTAIFASFDPWAEMLYMLLPRLGLRVPEDVSIIGFGGALREGALTQRITSVVVDEVETGRQAVAFLNEMRRGDRAIDDNTERVMELSLSNGETLGPAKGTSGIRNGNH, encoded by the coding sequence ATGGAAAAGTGGCTCAACACTCTTGATCTTCAGAGTGCAGAGCCTTTGGGCCGGGCCAAGCACGAACGGCTCAAAGACCATCTGATCAACGAAATGCGCGCCGGCGGTCTGATGCCAGGCCAGCTTCTCCCTTCAGAACGCCAAATGGTCGAGGCGCTTGGCGTCGCGCACATGACAATTCGTCAAGCGATGGCGTGTTTGGAGCGCGAGGGTCTCATTCGTCGAGTGCAAGGAAAAGGGACGTTCGTCGATTCTGACGTGCGAAGAAAGCTGCTGCGCGGCCAGGATATCTTCGCGCTAATCTCACCCGAGATGCGCACGGGTTTTTATCCATCGCTGATTCAAGGCTTTGAAAGCGCGGCGAGCGATGTCCGACATCAAACGATGATCTGCATCACTGGCGACGATGTAACTCGACAAAGCGACATCGTGTTGCAACTTCTGGATAAAGAAGTCGGTGGCGTCGCCATCGTGCCCACGGTCGGCCAGCCGACCCCCGCCTATCAGATACGGCAGTTGCAGAGTCGCGGAATTCCTGTTGTGTTTTGCCATCGTCGCGCCGAAGGCGTACCTGGCCCCTTGGTGTCGCTTTCCATTCCCGATATCGGACGAATGGGCGGACAGGCGCTCGTGGAACACGGCCATCGACGTGTCGCCTTTGTGTGTACGTCGAGTGCAGGGACGACGGGCCAGAAATTCAAAAACGGGCTATGTGAAGCTCTGGCTGCCGTTGGCAGTGGCATCCCTGATGAACTGATCTGTGAACCACCGCAATTAGCCGTTCAAGAAGGAATTCAGGGTACGTGGTTGCAACGTCGCGAACAGGACGTCTGGCCATCTTTGCAACGTTGGTTCTCTCGCCCCAATCCACCGACGGCCATATTTGCCTCGTTCGACCCGTGGGCTGAAATGTTGTACATGCTGCTGCCTAGGCTGGGCCTGCGCGTGCCGGAAGATGTGTCGATCATCGGATTCGGTGGAGCACTTCGTGAGGGAGCGCTCACGCAACGAATCACGTCAGTCGTCGTGGATGAGGTGGAAACGGGACGCCAAGCGGTCGCCTTCTTGAATGAGATGCGCCGCGGTGATCGCGCGATCGACGATAACACCGAGCGCGTCATGGAACTTAGTTTGAGCAACGGCGAAACGCTTGGTCCGGCCAAAGGCACCTCAGGCATTCGCAACGGAAATCATTAA
- a CDS encoding dockerin type I domain-containing protein — MTLITSLGEVRAQNLTLTVDPYSGAASITNPAGAPVNLDGYQITSASGQLSTTGWNSLTHRGLTGWQTIAPTTANALSELNLTSYTAVPASGSVTLGDPFKANGTEDVHWGYSSPTGTNTETSVNPAPVVYAGGLQVQAITVVSSTNAVQATHLILLNQETSPSFNVDAYVIQSAGGALNPANFTGYASRNTPGWQSVAPSANALSELNLTSSSTLAPHQDLILGSAFTAGGPQDLSLQFHLTGTSTAALNGTVVYQTMLAGDANGDGIVNSQDIALISSNWLASNSLPGDVNFDGIVNSQDIALISSNWLQSRSPGSGMASGAQSAPVPEPSSLILLAGGLSTVGLLRYRRKEKREHISKKAS, encoded by the coding sequence GTGACGCTGATCACTTCGCTCGGCGAAGTGCGGGCCCAGAATCTAACGCTTACGGTCGATCCTTATTCCGGCGCGGCCTCGATCACCAATCCCGCCGGTGCGCCCGTTAATCTGGACGGTTACCAGATTACTTCGGCATCGGGCCAGCTCAGCACGACGGGCTGGAACAGTCTGACCCATCGCGGCTTGACCGGATGGCAAACGATCGCTCCTACAACGGCCAACGCTCTGAGCGAGCTGAACCTGACGTCTTACACGGCCGTTCCGGCTAGCGGTAGCGTGACGCTGGGTGACCCGTTCAAGGCAAACGGCACCGAGGACGTCCACTGGGGCTACTCCTCGCCGACCGGCACCAACACGGAAACTTCAGTCAACCCAGCGCCTGTGGTGTACGCGGGCGGTTTGCAAGTTCAGGCCATCACCGTCGTGTCTTCGACAAACGCCGTCCAGGCCACGCACTTGATTCTCTTGAATCAAGAGACATCGCCGTCCTTCAATGTCGATGCCTACGTCATCCAGTCGGCAGGGGGCGCGCTGAACCCTGCCAACTTTACTGGCTACGCCAGCCGCAACACACCGGGCTGGCAGTCGGTGGCGCCATCGGCCAACGCGCTTTCCGAGCTGAATCTGACGAGCTCGTCAACATTGGCGCCGCATCAGGACCTGATTCTAGGCTCGGCATTCACGGCCGGCGGACCTCAGGACCTGTCGCTGCAATTCCATCTCACGGGAACAAGCACGGCGGCCTTGAACGGCACGGTCGTCTACCAAACGATGCTCGCCGGCGACGCCAACGGGGATGGCATTGTCAATTCGCAGGACATTGCCCTCATTTCGTCGAACTGGCTGGCCTCGAATTCGCTTCCGGGCGACGTCAACTTTGATGGGATCGTCAACAGTCAGGACATTGCCCTTATTTCGTCGAATTGGTTGCAAAGCCGGAGCCCCGGCAGCGGCATGGCAAGCGGAGCCCAATCGGCGCCGGTGCCCGAGCCCAGCAGTCTGATTCTGTTGGCCGGGGGTCTATCGACGGTTGGGTTGCTGCGTTACCGGCGCAAAGAGAAACGCGAGCACATATCGAAGAAGGCGAGTTGA
- a CDS encoding DUF1559 domain-containing protein — protein sequence MNRSHHMPLRSENRGFTLVELLVVIAIIGILISLLLPAVQAAREAARRSQCSNNLKQIGLAIHEYVDALQALPIGLSQPPSIPSYWQASGAGPYNTWMERLFPYIEQQGLSWNFSCGYSSPNYLASNQTAMQTWISVYLCPSDSPDTFVGTTVWATRSNYVACFSPDGVMVEPGNPNWKIDSCNNLSFLNPATQRALFNVNLSRRFAECIDGLSNTAMVSETIAGQQGDIRGMWWYPWGMQYEHHRGPNSAALDVLGGGNSYCVSTTDAPCTGNGSCQSTIDCAARSKHPGGVQVLRADGSAQFVSNSIDLATWQAFASIAGSEPSTVP from the coding sequence ATGAACCGATCTCACCACATGCCGCTCCGCAGTGAGAACCGCGGCTTCACGCTCGTCGAATTATTGGTGGTTATCGCCATTATCGGGATCCTCATCTCGTTATTGCTCCCAGCGGTACAGGCGGCACGCGAGGCGGCCCGTCGGTCGCAGTGTAGCAATAATCTCAAGCAGATCGGCCTGGCCATACACGAGTACGTCGACGCCTTGCAAGCGCTGCCAATCGGCCTCTCGCAGCCCCCCTCGATACCGTCTTATTGGCAAGCAAGCGGCGCCGGGCCTTACAACACCTGGATGGAGCGGCTTTTCCCGTACATCGAGCAACAAGGACTGTCATGGAATTTTAGTTGCGGGTATTCCTCTCCGAATTATCTTGCGTCGAACCAAACAGCAATGCAGACGTGGATCAGCGTCTATCTTTGTCCGTCGGATTCTCCAGACACGTTTGTCGGAACCACGGTTTGGGCGACCCGCTCGAACTACGTGGCTTGCTTTAGTCCTGACGGCGTCATGGTCGAGCCTGGCAACCCTAACTGGAAAATCGACAGCTGCAACAATCTGTCGTTTCTGAACCCTGCTACGCAGCGGGCGCTGTTCAACGTCAACTTGTCGCGCCGGTTCGCCGAATGCATTGACGGACTATCGAACACTGCGATGGTGTCAGAGACGATCGCCGGGCAGCAAGGCGATATTCGTGGCATGTGGTGGTATCCGTGGGGGATGCAGTACGAACACCATCGCGGCCCGAACTCGGCGGCTCTTGATGTGTTGGGTGGCGGTAATTCGTATTGTGTTTCGACGACCGACGCGCCATGCACGGGAAACGGTTCATGTCAAAGCACGATCGACTGCGCGGCGCGCAGCAAACATCCCGGTGGCGTTCAGGTGTTGCGAGCGGACGGATCGGCGCAGTTCGTGTCGAACTCGATCGACCTGGCAACCTGGCAAGCCTTCGCCAGCATCGCGGGCAGCGAGCCTTCCACCGTTCCCTAG
- a CDS encoding dockerin type I repeat-containing protein yields the protein MTERSNCSKPVRIWPKADLCGDSAYSVSEVLGRQVTSIQSQEVNIVILHRAVGSFVFVALLAIYATAQAQSIQNLTTGQYVFYDNYSGVSSVSTVPAPDTTGSYKPGPAAIIGSWITNLDSTIESSQVTNSTTAPDPGGFAGANYLRLYRDTSNEGGSVIGKVSAPITTTGQTVEERVMVYIPAATDTLARAEFMMLGTTTGSGTDYLTSPAFVYSDGSGGVKAVIGDGNGGSQVAIETGLQYQTNVWQEWDLTYTIGSTTFSVTVGGQTVSGLNSLKVGSVGGTQFSNGNDTPGGSVYYDSVKGINILPGDFNQDGKVNLTDYSILTSHWLQTGVSGANGDLNGDGTVNITDFSLFKQDYIAANGAGANALTAVPEPGTLVLIVAALPALFALGRRKK from the coding sequence ATGACCGAGCGGTCGAATTGCTCCAAGCCTGTTCGTATCTGGCCAAAAGCTGACTTATGCGGTGATTCGGCATATTCGGTGAGCGAGGTGCTCGGCCGTCAAGTCACTTCTATTCAATCGCAAGAGGTGAACATCGTGATTTTGCACAGAGCCGTTGGTTCGTTTGTTTTTGTTGCCCTACTGGCGATATACGCCACCGCCCAAGCTCAGTCCATTCAGAATCTGACGACGGGTCAGTATGTCTTTTACGACAACTATTCGGGAGTGTCGTCCGTCAGTACCGTGCCAGCGCCCGACACAACCGGTTCGTACAAACCTGGTCCCGCTGCCATCATTGGATCGTGGATCACGAACCTCGATTCGACTATCGAGAGCTCTCAGGTAACGAATTCGACGACCGCTCCTGATCCCGGCGGCTTCGCCGGCGCGAATTATTTGCGTCTCTATCGCGATACCAGCAACGAAGGTGGCAGCGTGATCGGCAAGGTCTCTGCCCCAATAACGACAACGGGCCAGACGGTGGAAGAACGCGTGATGGTTTATATACCCGCCGCGACGGACACCCTGGCCCGAGCGGAGTTCATGATGCTGGGAACGACAACCGGCAGCGGCACTGACTACCTCACATCGCCGGCGTTTGTCTACAGCGATGGTTCTGGCGGCGTCAAGGCGGTGATCGGCGATGGCAACGGAGGGAGCCAAGTCGCGATCGAGACAGGGCTCCAATATCAGACGAACGTCTGGCAAGAGTGGGATCTTACCTACACGATCGGCTCTACAACTTTTAGCGTCACCGTGGGTGGGCAGACTGTCAGCGGGCTGAACTCGCTGAAAGTTGGAAGCGTTGGCGGCACGCAGTTTTCCAACGGCAATGATACCCCAGGCGGTTCTGTGTACTACGACTCGGTCAAGGGCATCAACATTCTGCCGGGAGACTTCAATCAGGATGGCAAGGTCAACCTGACCGATTACTCGATTTTGACGAGTCACTGGCTGCAGACTGGCGTGTCGGGCGCCAATGGAGATCTTAACGGTGACGGCACCGTGAATATCACCGACTTCAGTTTGTTCAAGCAAGACTATATCGCCGCCAACGGCGCGGGCGCAAACGCCCTGACGGCGGTGCCTGAGCCGGGCACATTGGTGTTAATCGTAGCGGCACTACCGGCGCTTTTCGCGCTTGGTCGTCGCAAGAAGTGA